The Anastrepha ludens isolate Willacy chromosome 2, idAnaLude1.1, whole genome shotgun sequence genome contains a region encoding:
- the LOC128859039 gene encoding epidermal growth factor-like protein, with protein sequence MIKKVCRKLECPVDCSNGVCDMYLKRCICHKGYEWMNGKCMPVCAVPACEENEHCTEPNKCSCKEGYFRNGGQCQPVCDTGCGESKYCAAPNSCICKDGYTAAADGSCEPICSTSCGKHGRCKSPDVCECDENYSVEAGGECAPICNKELCAHADCIEPYKCICHEGYSLNFENGKCEPLQGNPSIWIDVRFGTDE encoded by the coding sequence ATGATCAAGAAAGTTTGCCGAAAGCTCGAGTGCCCCGTTGATTGTTCGAATGGTGTATGCGACATGTATTTAAAACGTTGTATTTGCCATAAAGGTTATGAATGGATGAACGGTAAATGCATGCCTGTTTGTGCAGTGCCTGCCTGTGAGGAAAATGAGCATTGCACTGAGCCAAATAAATGCAGCTGCAAAGAAGGATACTTTCGTAATGGTGGTCAATGCCAGCCAGTTTGCGATACAGGGTGTGGTGAGAGTAAATATTGTGCTGCGCCGAATAGCTGTATCTGCAAGGATGGATACACTGCTGCAGCGGATGGTAGTTGCGAGCCTATTTGCTCCACGAGCTGTGGTAAGCATGGACGCTGCAAGTCGCCAGACGTATGTGAATGCGATGAAAATTACAGTGTAGAGGCTGGAGGTGAATGTGCACCGATATGTAATAAGGAGCTATGCGCCCATGCCGACTGCATCGAACCCTATAAGTGCATATGTCATGAAGGCTATTCACTTAACTTTGAGAATGGCAAATGTGAGCCGCTGCAGGGCAATCCAAGTATATGGATCGATGTGCGTTTTGGAACGGACGAATGA